The following coding sequences lie in one Vibrio sp. ED004 genomic window:
- a CDS encoding PAS domain-containing protein, whose product MLNLPAEFEQFHWMVDMVQNVDMGLVVINRDFQVQVWNGFMTHHSGKQSHDAIGKSIFELFPEIPEEWFRLKTKPVYDLGCRSFITWQQRPYLFKCRNVRPVTQQADFMYQNVTLNPMRSPTGQVTSLFLSIQDATAEALMSQKS is encoded by the coding sequence ATGCTGAATCTTCCTGCTGAATTTGAACAGTTCCACTGGATGGTGGACATGGTTCAAAACGTCGATATGGGGTTGGTGGTCATTAATCGTGACTTTCAGGTACAAGTTTGGAATGGCTTCATGACGCACCATAGCGGTAAGCAATCGCATGATGCTATTGGTAAGTCTATCTTTGAACTGTTCCCTGAGATTCCTGAAGAGTGGTTTAGGCTCAAAACTAAGCCCGTTTATGATTTAGGCTGTCGTAGCTTCATTACATGGCAACAAAGGCCTTATCTGTTTAAGTGTCGTAACGTTAGGCCTGTAACTCAACAAGCCGATTTCATGTATCAGAACGTGACGCTAAACCCAATGCGCTCGCCAACAGGCCAAGTCACTTCATTGTTCCTGTCTATTCAGGATGCAACGGCAGAAGCGCTGATGTCTCAAAAGAGCTAA
- a CDS encoding Tn7 transposase TnsA N-terminal domain-containing protein translates to MSALPFLSIATLLELETAFDTPARNLTKSRGKNIHRYVSAKMGKRVTVESFLECAACYHFDFEPSIVRFCSQPIRFSYSLNGKTHTYVPDFLVQFDTGEYRLYEVKSDKESSKEEFHCEWEAKVQGAFEIGLDLELVVEEEILDVVIFNNLKLLHRYASRDNLNDFHQILLTTLKRNGTQTAKSLGHHLGLNGRKILPFLCDLLSRNLLQTSLKTPLSLESEFELGCYA, encoded by the coding sequence ATGTCTGCTCTACCTTTCCTTTCTATAGCCACCCTGCTTGAACTTGAAACTGCGTTTGACACTCCTGCTAGAAACTTAACTAAATCACGTGGAAAAAACATACACCGTTACGTCAGTGCTAAGATGGGAAAAAGAGTCACGGTAGAATCTTTTTTAGAATGTGCCGCTTGTTATCATTTTGATTTCGAACCTAGTATCGTTCGCTTTTGTTCTCAACCGATAAGGTTTTCATACAGCCTAAATGGTAAGACCCATACTTATGTTCCAGACTTTCTAGTTCAATTTGATACTGGTGAATATAGGTTGTACGAGGTAAAGTCCGACAAGGAAAGTTCAAAAGAGGAATTTCATTGTGAATGGGAAGCAAAAGTTCAAGGTGCGTTTGAGATAGGGTTAGATCTAGAGCTGGTTGTAGAGGAAGAAATACTGGATGTGGTCATATTTAACAACCTTAAGCTTTTGCATAGATATGCCTCAAGAGATAACTTGAACGACTTCCATCAAATTCTCCTTACTACTTTGAAACGGAATGGTACGCAAACAGCAAAGAGTTTAGGGCACCACCTTGGCTTAAATGGAAGAAAAATATTACCATTCCTGTGTGATTTACTCTCTCGAAACCTCCTCCAGACGAGCTTAAAGACCCCACTATCACTTGAGTCTGAATTTGAATTGGGTTGTTATGCCTAA
- a CDS encoding helix-turn-helix transcriptional regulator, with product MKDLAKRFGAKLRGKRRDQKVSQDQLALLADIDRSYIGRIERGEVNITLEKAYQLAQVLECDVRDLLP from the coding sequence ATGAAAGACTTAGCAAAGCGCTTTGGGGCCAAATTACGCGGGAAACGCAGGGACCAGAAGGTTTCTCAAGACCAACTAGCTTTGTTGGCTGATATCGATCGAAGTTATATTGGCAGGATTGAGCGTGGGGAAGTAAACATCACACTCGAAAAAGCCTATCAGTTGGCTCAAGTTCTTGAGTGTGATGTGAGAGATTTGCTGCCTTAA
- a CDS encoding TniB family NTP-binding protein, which yields MNETREARISKAKRAFVSTPSVTKILGYMDRCRDLSDFESEPTCMMVFGASGVGKTTVIKKYLSQNNRDSKVRGEIVPVLHIELPDNAKPIDAARELLLEMGDPLALYDTDLARLTKKLTDLIPLVGVKLIIIDEFQHLVEERSNRILTQVGNWLKMILNRTKCPIVLFGMPYSKVVLKANSQLHGRFSIQCELHPFSYQGGEGVFKKFLENLDKLLPFVKEAGLAEKNLQKKLYAFSEGNMRSLRNLIYQASVNAIDNHRATIIYEDLVVAAELTCSNKTYTWKNPFENGVKVTEEMLRPPPKDIGWEDYLKNINSRSKSKLNGGNMFE from the coding sequence ATGAATGAAACTCGAGAAGCGCGCATCTCAAAAGCCAAAAGAGCATTTGTATCAACGCCGAGTGTTACGAAAATTTTGGGCTATATGGATAGATGTAGGGATTTGTCAGATTTTGAATCCGAGCCAACTTGTATGATGGTCTTTGGTGCATCGGGAGTAGGCAAGACGACGGTTATCAAAAAATATTTAAGTCAAAATAATCGTGATTCTAAAGTGCGAGGAGAGATAGTTCCTGTTCTGCATATCGAATTACCAGACAATGCGAAGCCTATTGATGCAGCAAGAGAGTTGTTGCTTGAAATGGGTGACCCATTAGCGCTTTATGATACTGATCTGGCGAGGTTGACGAAAAAACTGACTGACTTGATACCTTTGGTTGGTGTTAAGTTGATCATTATTGATGAATTTCAGCACTTAGTTGAAGAGAGGTCAAATCGCATTCTTACACAAGTAGGCAATTGGCTCAAAATGATACTCAATAGAACGAAGTGCCCAATTGTTCTTTTTGGTATGCCGTATTCTAAGGTTGTATTGAAAGCAAACTCACAACTGCATGGACGATTCTCAATTCAGTGTGAACTCCACCCATTTAGCTATCAGGGTGGTGAAGGTGTATTCAAAAAATTTCTGGAAAATCTTGATAAATTATTACCTTTTGTCAAAGAGGCTGGGTTAGCAGAGAAAAACCTTCAGAAAAAACTATATGCTTTTTCTGAAGGTAATATGCGTTCGCTGAGAAACCTCATCTATCAAGCATCGGTTAATGCCATTGATAATCATCGGGCCACGATTATTTATGAAGATCTAGTTGTTGCTGCTGAGCTCACATGTAGTAACAAGACCTACACATGGAAAAACCCTTTTGAAAACGGAGTCAAGGTGACGGAGGAAATGTTGCGTCCTCCACCAAAGGATATTGGATGGGAGGATTATCTGAAAAACATTAATTCAAGATCAAAAAGTAAGCTTAATGGTGGGAACATGTTTGAGTAA
- a CDS encoding antitoxin Xre/MbcA/ParS toxin-binding domain-containing protein, producing the protein MNKETKKNFDRVFQEALALFGSEEATHYWLKHPVRGLSNKRPIDMLSTTEDTQVVISLIGRLEHGVFS; encoded by the coding sequence GTGAATAAAGAAACGAAAAAGAATTTTGATAGAGTATTTCAGGAAGCACTAGCGCTGTTTGGAAGTGAAGAAGCTACTCATTACTGGCTTAAACACCCAGTTAGAGGACTAAGTAACAAACGGCCAATTGACATGCTTTCAACAACTGAAGACACTCAAGTCGTAATTAGTTTAATCGGTCGTTTAGAGCACGGAGTGTTTTCGTGA
- a CDS encoding DEAD/DEAH box helicase family protein, translated as MAHYIQGSKHFLAQATPGAGKTFMAANLAKGLFERSMIDFVICFSPSKTVSSSIQSNFSETLQDEMDGKFGSLGTSITYQSITHLDDKFWNRLLKYRVLCVFDEIHHCGGDNNENSNVWGQLILCKIKKVATYTLALTGTPWRSNLTPVVLSSYSDPEGTIVCDYQYTLAQAVQDGVCRKPTITLIDCDKSTIKLDNYIESFNSFNELISESEINYSTILNNKPALIHVLGTAVNRLKKIRSQSPYAGGLIVATSVNHAIEIASLLKNTFNQTTTIVTCKLPPSKEGGFM; from the coding sequence ATGGCCCACTACATTCAAGGAAGCAAACATTTTTTAGCACAAGCCACACCAGGTGCAGGCAAAACATTTATGGCCGCCAATCTAGCTAAAGGCTTATTTGAACGCTCTATGATCGATTTCGTTATCTGCTTTTCTCCATCAAAGACTGTGTCATCGAGTATACAAAGTAACTTCTCCGAAACACTACAAGATGAAATGGATGGAAAGTTTGGCTCTCTAGGTACATCTATCACTTACCAATCAATAACACACCTAGATGACAAGTTCTGGAATAGGCTTTTAAAATATCGTGTACTTTGTGTTTTTGATGAAATACATCACTGCGGTGGTGATAATAATGAGAACAGCAATGTCTGGGGCCAACTGATTCTATGCAAGATTAAGAAAGTAGCCACTTATACACTCGCTTTAACTGGTACACCTTGGCGTTCAAATTTGACCCCCGTTGTACTCTCGTCATACAGCGATCCTGAGGGGACGATTGTATGTGATTATCAATACACACTAGCGCAAGCTGTCCAAGACGGCGTTTGCCGTAAACCAACGATTACGCTTATTGATTGTGATAAATCCACGATTAAGTTAGATAATTATATTGAATCATTCAACTCATTCAATGAGCTTATATCTGAGAGTGAAATTAACTACTCTACTATTCTCAACAACAAACCTGCTTTGATTCATGTTTTGGGAACAGCCGTTAATCGCTTGAAGAAAATTCGAAGTCAATCCCCATATGCCGGAGGCTTAATCGTAGCTACATCTGTCAATCACGCCATAGAAATAGCTTCACTACTCAAAAATACATTCAATCAAACAACCACGATAGTCACATGTAAATTACCACCTTCTAAAGAAGGTGGCTTTATGTGA
- a CDS encoding MATE family efflux transporter, which yields MKKILTLAFPLIISQLISMALVLTDVWMMSRISVSALAAGGLGASIYFFIFIIASSTVGCVANLIAIAYGQRVARPEFGNTQIRLAVKGATMLAFVLSVTLMASFWFAPLVLEAAKQPQEVITLAMEYVHALKWVMLPSLILLVLRGLTSAFGNVRSILVMSIITVILNVPVSYFLTFQLDMGLTGLGLGTAIAAFIVMVGYTVWVFKRDEFKQFAPWLNTEEYSIKLMSPLLLMGLPIGLAALLEHGLIYGGTLMAGTISIASLALHQILLQCLSFTWNFNFGFSQAAAILVGRDFGAGNYEGIKRTSIQSFILVSVLSVALSAVFILWPEMIASIFKLDDGTGTMTSLLASVIWVVALCFIVDAWQLLAINLLRGMKIVSMPTVMTAIGYWMFGLPAAWYLMPEFELAGIWGGIGVGLGVTGILLLIHLMVVLNKSSKTPDLDCSAYS from the coding sequence ATGAAAAAAATACTCACTCTTGCATTCCCTTTGATCATTTCACAGCTGATATCCATGGCTTTAGTCCTTACTGATGTTTGGATGATGTCGCGAATCAGCGTGTCAGCCCTTGCGGCTGGTGGCTTAGGTGCCTCTATTTACTTCTTCATCTTCATTATTGCGAGCAGCACCGTCGGTTGTGTCGCAAACCTGATCGCTATCGCTTATGGTCAGCGCGTGGCTCGCCCAGAGTTTGGTAACACACAAATTAGATTGGCGGTGAAAGGTGCAACCATGCTGGCGTTCGTGCTCAGCGTGACCTTAATGGCGAGTTTCTGGTTTGCGCCACTTGTGTTGGAAGCTGCGAAACAACCTCAAGAAGTGATTACCTTAGCGATGGAATATGTGCACGCCCTAAAATGGGTGATGTTGCCTTCACTTATCTTGTTGGTGTTGCGTGGCTTAACCAGTGCGTTTGGTAACGTGCGTTCTATTCTGGTGATGTCGATTATCACTGTGATTTTGAATGTTCCCGTGAGCTACTTCCTCACGTTCCAGCTCGATATGGGACTAACAGGCTTAGGCTTAGGCACGGCTATCGCGGCATTTATAGTGATGGTTGGATATACGGTTTGGGTGTTTAAACGTGACGAGTTCAAACAGTTCGCCCCTTGGCTCAATACCGAAGAGTACTCCATTAAGCTAATGAGCCCATTGTTGTTAATGGGTTTACCTATCGGCTTAGCGGCCTTGCTTGAGCACGGTTTAATTTACGGCGGAACCTTGATGGCGGGAACGATCAGTATTGCCTCTTTAGCGCTGCATCAAATCTTACTGCAATGCTTAAGCTTTACTTGGAACTTCAACTTCGGTTTCTCGCAAGCTGCCGCTATTTTGGTTGGTCGTGATTTTGGCGCGGGTAACTATGAAGGAATCAAAAGAACCTCGATTCAAAGCTTTATATTAGTTTCGGTGTTGAGTGTGGCCTTGTCTGCGGTGTTCATCCTATGGCCTGAAATGATCGCTTCTATCTTCAAGTTAGATGACGGCACTGGCACAATGACATCGCTATTGGCTTCAGTTATCTGGGTCGTCGCTCTGTGCTTTATTGTTGATGCTTGGCAACTGTTGGCGATTAACCTGCTTAGAGGCATGAAGATTGTCTCTATGCCAACGGTGATGACAGCCATTGGTTACTGGATGTTTGGCCTGCCTGCCGCTTGGTATTTGATGCCAGAATTCGAGCTAGCAGGGATCTGGGGTGGAATCGGCGTTGGTTTGGGTGTGACGGGGATTCTGCTGCTTATTCATTTGATGGTCGTTCTCAATAAGAGCAGCAAGACACCAGACTTAGATTGTTCAGCTTACTCTTAA
- the cas6f gene encoding type I-F CRISPR-associated endoribonuclease Cas6/Csy4, with translation MKWYYKTITFLPARCNNESLAAKCLRILHGFNYEYETRNIGVSFPLWSDDTIGNKISFVSTNKIELDLRLKQHYFTQMKELHYFDISNTKVVPDGCEYVSFKRCQSIDKATPAGQARKAKRLKKRAEARGEEFDLSSFKQHEVVALHHYHSLKEDSKSRGGSFRLNIRIFKEARLDGDALFSSYGLANTENTSQPVPLI, from the coding sequence ATGAAGTGGTACTACAAAACGATTACTTTTCTGCCAGCGCGTTGTAACAATGAATCATTAGCCGCTAAGTGCCTTCGGATTCTTCATGGCTTTAACTATGAGTATGAAACAAGAAATATTGGCGTTTCATTTCCTCTTTGGAGTGACGATACCATCGGAAATAAAATTTCTTTTGTGAGCACAAATAAAATCGAACTCGATTTGCGACTCAAACAGCACTACTTCACCCAAATGAAAGAGCTGCACTATTTTGATATATCAAATACAAAGGTTGTCCCTGACGGCTGCGAGTATGTTTCATTTAAGCGTTGCCAGTCGATAGACAAAGCAACACCTGCTGGACAAGCTAGGAAAGCGAAAAGATTAAAAAAGCGCGCTGAAGCAAGAGGGGAAGAATTTGACTTATCCTCATTCAAACAACATGAAGTTGTTGCACTCCATCACTACCACTCGCTTAAGGAAGACAGTAAAAGTCGTGGCGGTAGTTTTCGACTCAATATAAGAATATTCAAAGAAGCTCGCTTAGACGGAGATGCACTATTTAGCAGCTATGGTCTTGCGAATACTGAAAACACATCTCAACCCGTCCCCCTAATTTGA
- a CDS encoding GMP reductase: MRIEQELKLGFKDVLFRPKRSTLKSRSQVELTRDFTFKHSGRQWSGTPVIAANMDSVASFEMAAALAEHGVMTAVHKHYTVEQWAEFAKTADKKTLNNVFVSTGTSEAEFEKTKQIMALSEDFVFICIDIANGYSEHLVEYVQKVRAEFPNKVISAGNVVTGDMVEELILAGADIVKVGIGPGSVCTTRVKTGVGYPQLSAIIECGDAAHGLGGMIIGDGGCSCAGDVSKAFGGGADFVMLGGMLAGHSESGGEVVEQDGKQYMKFYGMSSQSAMDKHSGGVAKYRAAEGKTVLLPFRGSVHNTISDILGGVRSTCTYVGAAKLKELTKRTTFIRVQEQENNVFGKE; encoded by the coding sequence ATGCGTATCGAACAAGAACTTAAGTTAGGTTTCAAAGATGTACTCTTCCGTCCGAAGCGTTCTACCCTTAAAAGCCGTTCTCAAGTTGAATTAACCCGCGATTTTACATTCAAGCATAGCGGTCGTCAATGGTCTGGTACTCCAGTAATTGCAGCTAACATGGATTCGGTAGCAAGCTTTGAAATGGCAGCTGCTCTAGCAGAGCACGGTGTAATGACTGCAGTACACAAGCACTACACAGTAGAGCAGTGGGCTGAGTTCGCTAAAACAGCAGACAAGAAAACACTGAACAACGTATTTGTATCAACAGGTACATCTGAAGCCGAGTTTGAGAAGACTAAGCAAATCATGGCACTTAGCGAAGACTTCGTATTTATCTGTATTGATATCGCTAACGGCTACTCAGAGCACCTAGTTGAGTACGTACAAAAAGTACGTGCAGAATTCCCGAACAAAGTTATCTCTGCTGGTAACGTTGTAACAGGTGACATGGTTGAAGAGCTAATCCTAGCGGGCGCAGACATCGTTAAGGTTGGTATCGGCCCTGGTTCGGTTTGTACTACTCGTGTTAAAACAGGTGTAGGTTACCCTCAACTTTCTGCAATCATCGAGTGTGGCGACGCGGCACACGGCCTTGGCGGCATGATCATCGGTGACGGTGGCTGTTCATGTGCGGGTGACGTATCTAAAGCGTTCGGTGGCGGTGCTGACTTCGTAATGCTAGGCGGCATGCTAGCAGGTCACTCTGAGTCAGGCGGTGAAGTAGTAGAGCAAGACGGTAAGCAATACATGAAGTTCTACGGCATGTCTTCTCAGTCGGCTATGGACAAGCACTCAGGTGGTGTTGCTAAGTACCGTGCTGCGGAAGGTAAAACTGTTTTACTTCCGTTCCGTGGTTCAGTTCACAACACAATTTCTGACATCCTTGGTGGTGTACGTTCAACTTGTACATACGTAGGCGCAGCGAAGCTTAAAGAGCTAACTAAGCGTACAACTTTCATCCGTGTACAAGAGCAAGAGAACAACGTATTCGGTAAAGAGTAA
- a CDS encoding response regulator, with amino-acid sequence MSFPVLICDDSALARKQMARSLPSSLNADITFAVHGLNALEELAQNQFKLMFLDLTMPELDGYGTLEEMQRLGDTTPVVVVSGDIQPKAQQKVMDLGAKAFLQKPIDKEALKAILREHVEPPKQPQLITPSPLELPILRRRDIYMEVANVAIGRAADALARHFNVFVHLPLPNVNIFEVSELHMALRDLADNDQVSGVCQGFSGEGIAGEALVLLSDSSVSDLKKLMKVPTESEQLEELELLMDVSNILVGSFLNGLGEQSEVRFFQSSPVLLGQHISIDSVIENTSGSFKKTMTFEVSYNIDGTSIRCDLLFMFVDESLPLLDNKLAYLMEEF; translated from the coding sequence ATGTCGTTCCCAGTTCTTATATGTGATGATTCTGCGTTAGCAAGGAAGCAGATGGCTCGATCACTGCCTAGTTCTCTAAATGCAGATATAACTTTTGCTGTTCATGGGCTTAATGCACTTGAAGAGTTAGCTCAAAACCAGTTCAAACTGATGTTCCTCGACCTCACCATGCCGGAATTAGATGGCTATGGCACATTGGAAGAAATGCAACGTTTAGGTGATACCACGCCTGTTGTGGTGGTTTCTGGTGATATCCAACCAAAAGCGCAGCAGAAGGTCATGGACCTTGGTGCCAAAGCGTTTTTGCAAAAGCCGATTGATAAAGAAGCGTTAAAAGCCATTTTACGTGAGCATGTTGAGCCGCCAAAACAGCCTCAACTCATTACGCCTTCACCTTTAGAACTCCCAATACTTCGCCGACGTGATATCTACATGGAAGTCGCGAACGTTGCGATAGGCCGTGCAGCCGATGCATTGGCGCGCCACTTTAATGTATTTGTGCACTTACCATTGCCTAACGTGAACATCTTCGAAGTGAGTGAATTGCACATGGCACTTCGTGACCTAGCAGACAACGACCAAGTATCGGGTGTTTGCCAAGGCTTCAGCGGAGAAGGTATCGCAGGTGAAGCATTAGTATTATTGAGCGACTCCAGCGTGAGCGATCTTAAGAAGCTCATGAAGGTGCCAACCGAAAGCGAACAGCTTGAAGAACTAGAACTGCTGATGGATGTGTCGAATATCCTAGTCGGCTCATTCTTGAATGGGCTAGGGGAGCAATCTGAGGTTCGCTTCTTCCAGAGTTCTCCTGTTCTGCTAGGGCAACACATCTCGATTGATTCTGTGATTGAGAATACCAGTGGCTCGTTCAAGAAGACCATGACCTTCGAAGTCAGCTATAACATTGATGGCACTTCCATCCGTTGTGACCTTCTGTTTATGTTCGTTGACGAATCTTTGCCTCTTCTAGACAACAAATTGGCCTACCTAATGGAGGAATTTTAA
- a CDS encoding Spy/CpxP family protein refolding chaperone: protein MKLLKRSFCALSASALLMAPLAFASNTQHSMPALNPIQMVIASMDLTAEQQAEIFRLVDEYQSNRSPADIDRALEVKRQQIRIVTQPDFDESELEAIIDSVQAEEKAIAMDDMRLKNKIYNVLTNEQKNRFKASMKFMLNGY, encoded by the coding sequence ATGAAATTACTAAAACGATCGTTTTGTGCTTTAAGTGCATCAGCACTACTTATGGCTCCCCTTGCATTCGCATCAAATACACAACACTCAATGCCAGCACTCAACCCGATCCAGATGGTCATAGCTTCGATGGACTTAACGGCAGAGCAACAAGCTGAAATATTCCGTTTAGTAGACGAGTATCAATCAAACCGCTCTCCCGCTGACATTGATCGTGCGCTAGAGGTTAAAAGACAGCAAATACGCATCGTAACGCAACCAGACTTTGATGAGTCGGAACTTGAAGCCATCATTGATTCAGTCCAAGCAGAAGAGAAAGCTATTGCTATGGATGACATGCGTTTGAAAAACAAGATATACAATGTTCTAACGAACGAACAAAAAAATAGGTTCAAAGCCTCAATGAAGTTCATGCTCAATGGCTATTAA
- a CDS encoding DDE-type integrase/transposase/recombinase: MPKKSFSSFHRKSALQQEKLEQNDRVVDSNDVDEATYQDISAFPENIANQITFRLSILRFLAGKCEKITPKTIEPYRVALQQLHDKNIPSAISIYRWWLVFRASGYNPVSLAPDFKSRGNRGAKVSPIVDSIIEQAVERVISGRKINISSAHRRVKRKVRQYNLTHGTKYPYPKYESVRIRVKKKTPFEVLAAKKGERVAKREFRRMGKKITTSAVLERVEIDHTMVDIFAVHPVHRVTLGRPWLTQLVDCYSKAVIGFYLGFEPPSYVSVSLALKNAIQRKDDLLSSYESIENEWLCYGIPDLLVTDNGKEFLSKAFDKACESLLINVHQNRVEVPDNKPDVERKYGTINTSLLDDLPGKAFSQYLQREGYDSVGEATLTLDEIQEIYLIWLVDIYHKDSNQRGTNCPNIAWRNGCQEWEPEEFSGSKDELDFKFAIVDSKQLTKAGVTVYKGLTYSSERLAGYRGKKGNHKVQFKYNTECMAVIWVLDEDVNEYFTVNAIDYEYASGVSLWQHKYNIKYLAEYDEDKEIDAEIKIEEIADRSILETKKIRSRRRGARHQENSARAKSISNTKLVPPQKDEEEIVIVDNEDWDIGYV, translated from the coding sequence ATGCCTAAGAAATCATTTTCAAGTTTTCATAGGAAGTCAGCACTTCAGCAAGAAAAACTTGAGCAGAATGATAGAGTCGTTGATTCCAACGATGTCGATGAAGCAACATATCAAGATATATCCGCATTTCCTGAAAATATAGCCAATCAGATTACTTTTCGTCTAAGCATTCTTCGTTTTTTAGCTGGTAAGTGCGAAAAAATCACTCCCAAGACAATCGAACCATATCGCGTCGCACTGCAACAGTTACACGACAAAAATATTCCAAGTGCGATATCAATATACAGGTGGTGGTTAGTTTTCAGAGCCTCCGGTTATAACCCGGTTAGTTTAGCTCCTGACTTTAAAAGTAGAGGAAATAGGGGGGCTAAAGTTTCACCAATTGTTGATTCGATAATAGAACAAGCAGTTGAAAGAGTTATTTCTGGTCGAAAGATCAATATCAGCTCGGCACACAGGCGAGTTAAGCGTAAAGTTCGACAATATAACTTAACGCACGGTACAAAGTATCCATACCCTAAATACGAGTCTGTAAGAATACGGGTTAAAAAGAAGACTCCCTTCGAAGTATTAGCAGCAAAGAAAGGCGAACGAGTTGCTAAAAGAGAATTCCGCCGTATGGGAAAGAAGATAACAACCTCGGCCGTATTAGAGCGGGTGGAAATAGACCATACAATGGTTGATATATTTGCGGTACACCCAGTACATCGAGTTACTTTAGGAAGACCTTGGCTCACGCAGTTAGTAGATTGTTATAGTAAAGCCGTAATTGGTTTTTATTTAGGTTTTGAGCCACCCAGTTACGTATCGGTATCGTTAGCCCTAAAAAATGCAATACAACGCAAAGATGACTTATTGTCTTCATATGAATCAATTGAAAATGAATGGCTATGTTACGGTATCCCTGACTTGCTCGTAACTGATAATGGTAAAGAATTTTTGTCTAAAGCCTTTGATAAAGCATGTGAGTCACTGTTGATCAATGTTCATCAAAACAGAGTCGAAGTGCCTGACAATAAGCCTGATGTCGAACGTAAATACGGGACGATCAATACTTCTCTATTAGACGATTTACCAGGGAAAGCTTTTAGTCAATACCTTCAGAGAGAGGGTTATGATTCAGTGGGTGAAGCTACTCTTACACTAGATGAAATTCAAGAAATTTACTTAATTTGGTTAGTAGATATTTATCATAAAGACTCTAACCAGAGAGGCACTAATTGTCCGAATATCGCTTGGCGAAATGGGTGCCAAGAATGGGAGCCTGAAGAGTTTTCTGGTTCTAAAGATGAGTTGGACTTTAAATTCGCTATTGTTGATAGCAAACAACTAACCAAAGCAGGTGTAACCGTCTACAAAGGACTGACATACAGCAGTGAACGTTTAGCTGGGTACAGAGGTAAGAAAGGGAATCATAAAGTGCAGTTCAAATATAATACAGAGTGTATGGCGGTCATTTGGGTGTTAGATGAAGATGTGAACGAATACTTCACGGTTAATGCTATAGATTATGAATATGCTAGTGGAGTCTCTCTGTGGCAGCATAAATACAATATTAAGTATCTAGCAGAATATGACGAAGATAAGGAAATCGATGCAGAGATCAAAATTGAAGAAATTGCTGATCGTTCAATTCTTGAAACAAAGAAAATTAGATCTCGGAGGCGTGGAGCTAGGCATCAGGAAAATAGCGCAAGAGCAAAGAGCATCAGCAATACTAAGCTAGTCCCACCCCAGAAAGACGAAGAAGAAATTGTAATTGTAGATAATGAAGATTGGGATATTGGTTATGTTTGA